From a single Phragmites australis chromosome 7, lpPhrAust1.1, whole genome shotgun sequence genomic region:
- the LOC133923781 gene encoding uncharacterized protein LOC133923781, translating to MAVNPLDLWNHWAIQILVLLSLALQVVLLLLAGIRRGEASLVLKLLLWLAYLLADSTAIYTIGHLSLSATADRHQLVAFWAPFLLLHLGGPDNITAYSLQDNELWLRHLQTLTVQVLGTAYVLYKHIAGNGSLVVLASILMFAVGVVKYGERTWALRRGNMDSIRGSLKKQPPAKHTHFHPQDQGLGKEEFQLRRAHTSFHICKRAIVDSSVDTSEKLGRKRSSHMWLLMEMELSLMYDILYTKAAVIHTWYGYCIRLFSPLAVAASLLLFYFSSKDGHSTVDVVVTYVLLVGALLLETTSLLNALGSTWTFAYLCATRCCWLRHTLLCSGRWDRLRRALVSLRLLIRTTTGRSSRRSARRWSGTMGQYNMLHFCSLCDKPGGPLLGRLAKMLGFKELWDKKHYSGKTQISKRIEDEVNNYIDLLDLHQDKKYNKLGVYRNRWTEIPLQRYDEEVIRNLSDLSGDEFQEGIIVWHIATDIFLARSGVKNEPEAVEAVRAMSNYMMFLLVERPYMLPGLSQYKLYQKTCEKLVEAERGTPHPRKGLFTMLKDLFRLRNGPNSDSRLMLQGQQKFANIIFENYGPLSPEALRREAPRLSSPRSPEAPRLSYATSIAKKLLNREPQISLLQLLLKVWADILVYAANRCSREYHAKQLSDGGELTTVLWLMMEHLHQVSPYESLIAHPEPRIRPDESINLK from the coding sequence ATGGCTGTGAATCCGCTAGACCTCTGGAACCATTGGGCGATCCAGATCCTGGTGCTTTTGAGCCTCGCGCTTCAggttgtcctcctcctcctcgcgggGATCCGAAGGGGTGAAGCTTCCCTCGTGCTGAAGCTCCTCCTCTGGCTTGCCTACCTGCTGGCCGACTCGACCGCGATATATACCATCGGGCACCTGTCCCTCAGCGCCACGGCAGACAGGCACCAACTCGTGGCATTCTGGGcacccttcctcctcctgcacCTCGGTGGCCCGGACAACATCACGGCGTATTCGCTCCAGGACAACGAGCTGTGGCTGCGCCACCTCCAGACTCTCACCGTGCAGGTCCTCGGAACTGCTTATGTGCTCTACAAGCACATCGCCGGCAATGGCTCCTTGGTTGTGCTGGCCTCCATCTTGATGTTCGCAGTCGGTGTTGTAAAGTATGGCGAGAGGACATGGGCGCTCAGGCGTGGCAACATGGATAGCATCCGGGGCTCTCTCAAGAAGCAACCACCCGCCAAACATACTCACTTTCACCCACAGGATCAGGGGTTGGGCAAAGAAGAATTCCAGTTGCGGAGAGCTCACACGTCATTCCACATCTGCAAGCGTGCCATAGTTGATTCTTCGGTCGACACCTCCGAGAAGCTTGGGAGGAAACGATCTAGCCATATGTGGTTGTTGATGGAGATGGAGCTCTCCCTCATGTATGACATCCTGTATACCAAGGCGGCAGTGATTCACACCTGGTATGGCTACTGCATCCGGCTCTTCTCACCGCTCGCCGTTGCCGCCTCGCTCCTCTTATTCTACTTCAGCAGCAAAGATGGTCATAGCACAGTTGATGTTGTGGTCACATATGTCTTGCTGGTTGGTGCCTTGCTCCTAGAGACAACATCTCTTCTGAACGCACTGGGGTCAACGTGGACATTTGCTTACTTGTGTGCCACGCGGTGTTGCTGGCTTCGACACACCCTCTTGTGCAGTGGAAGGTGGGACCGGCTTCGTCGTGCACTTGTATCTCTTCGCTTGCTTATCAGGACAACCACTGGAAGAAGCAGTCGTAGATCAGCGAGAAGGTGGTCCGGCACAATGGGGCAATACAATATGCTGCACTTTTGCAGTCTTTGTGATAAACCGGGTGGACCTCTACTTGGAAGGCTCGCTAAGATGTTAGGATTCAAGGAGTTGTGGGACAAAAAGCACTATTCTGGGAAAACCCAGATTTCAAAGAGGATCGAGGACGAGGTGAACAACTATATAGACCTATTGGATTTGCACCAGGATAAGAAGTACAATAAGCTAGGCGTATATCGGAACAGGTGGACTGAGATACCATTGCAGCGTTATGATGAAGAAGTCATCCGGAACCTTAGTGACCTTAGCGGGGATGAGTTCCAGGAGGGCATCATCGTCTGGCACATCGCCACGGACATTTTCCTCGCCCGCAGTGGGGTCAAAAATGAACCGGAAGCAGTGGAAGCAGTCAGGGCAATGTCCAACTACATGATGTTTCTCCTCGTGGAGCGCCCATACATGCTACCAGGCCTTTCTCAATATAAGTTGTACCAGAAAACATGCGAGAAGTTGGTCGAGGCTGAGCGCGGAACTCCCCATCCCAGAAAGGGCTTGTTTACTATGCTCAAGGATTTATTCCGCCTGCGTAACGGCCCCAATTCTGACTCAAGGCTGATGCTGCAGGGACAGCAGAAGTTTGCCAACATCATATTTGAGAATTATGGACCCTTAAGCCCCGAAGCTCTTCGCCGCGAAGCTCCTCGTCTTTCTTCGCCGCGAAGCCCCGAAGCTCCTCGTCTTTCTTATGCAACTTCCATCGCCAAAAAGTTGCTCAACAGGGAGCCTCAGATCTCCTTGTTGCAGCTGCTCCTTAAGGTTTGGGCAGATATTTTGGTCTACGCAGCCAACCGATGCAGCAGGgagtaccatgccaagcagctCAGCGATGGTGGTGAGTTGACCACCGTCCTGTGGCTTATGATGGAGCACCTTCACCAAGTTTCTCCCTACGAGTCGTTAATCGCTCACCCAGAACCCAGGATTAGGCCAGATGAATCGATCAATCTCAAATAG